The genomic segment GTCGTGTTCATGAACAAGGTCGACCTTGTTGATGATCCGGAACTGATCGACCTGGTCGAAATGGAAGTGCGCGAACTGTTGTCGAAGTACGACTTCCCGGGCGACGACATTCCGATCACCAAGGGTTCGGCGAAATGCGCGCTGGACAACACCAACCCGGAAATCGGCCATGACGCCGTTCTGGCGCTGATGCAGACGGTTGACGACTACATTCCGCAGCCGGAGCGTCCGATCGACCAGCCGTTCCTGATGCCGGTTGAAGACGTGTTCTCGATCTCGGGTCGTGGCACGGTGGTGACCGGTCGCGTCGAGCGCGGCATCGTGAAGGTTGGCGAAGAAGTCGAAATCGTCGGTCTGAAGGACACCGTGAAGACGATCGTGACGGGCGTCGAAATGTTCCGCAAGCTGCTCGACTCGGGGCAGGCTGGCGACAACGTCGGCTGCTTGCTGCGCGGCACGAAGCGCGAAGACGTCGAGCGCGGCCAGGTGCTGTGCAAGCCGGGTTCGGTGAAGCCGCACACGAAGTTCAAGGCCGAAGCCTACATCCTGACGAAGGATGAAGGTGGTCGCCATACGCCGTTCTTCACGAACTACCGTCCGCAGTTCTATTTCCGCACGACGGACGTGACGGGCATCGTGACGCTGCCGGAAGGCACGGAAATGGTGATGCCGGGCGATAACGTGACGATGGACGTGGCGCTGATCGTTCCGATCGCGATGGAAGAGAAGCTGCGCTTCGCCATCCGTGAAGGCGGCCGCACCGTTGGCGCCGGCGTCGTCGCCAGCATCGTCGAGTAATAAAGGTTTTCGCCGCGGCGTCGCGAGACGCCGCGGAGAGTTCCGGGGGCCTCAATGCAGGCCTGCTGTCCCGGTTGTTTTGAGAGAAGCGCCGGGACTGACGGCTGCAAAGGAATGAGAAGATGAACGGCCAAAATATCCGCATACGCCTTAAGGCGTTTGATCACCGGATTCTCGATACGTCGACGAAAGAAATCGTTTCGACGGCGAAGCGGACCGGCGCGCAAGTGCGCGGCCCGATCCCGCTGCCGACGCAGATCGAGAAGTTCACGGTCAACCGTTCGCCGCACGTCGACAAGAAGTCGCGCGAACAGTTCGAAATTCGTACCCACAAGCGCGTCCTCGACATTGTCGATCCGACGCCGCAGACGGTCGATGCACTCATGAAACTCGACCTCGCGGCCGGTGTGGACGTCGAGATCAAGCTCTAAGGTTAAACCGGGCACCTCTTCAAGAAATGTGCCCTTAAGGACAAGAACAATGCGTTCAGGTGTCATTGCACAGAAGGTCGGCATGACCCGCGTCTTTACAGACGCAGGCGAACATGTGCCGGTCACGGTTCTCAAGCTCGACGGCTGTCAGGTCGTCGCGCATCGGACCAAGGATCAGAACGGCTATACCGCCGTGCAGCTCGGCTTCGGCCGCGCCAAGGTGAAGAATGTTCCGAAGGCGGAGCGCGAGCGCTTTGCCCGCGCGCAGGTCGAGCCGAAGATGAAGCTCGCCGAATTCCGCGTGCCGGAAGAGCAGCTGATCCCGGTTGGTGCGGAGATCACCGCCGATCATTTCGTTGCCGGCCAGTACGTGGACGTCAGCGGCACGACGATCGGTAAGGGCTTCGCCGGTCCGATGAAGCGTTGGAACTTCGCCGGTCTGCGTGCCACCCACGGCGTGTCTGTCTCGCACCGTTCGCACGGTTCGACCGGTCAGCGTCAGGATCCGGGCAAGACCTTCAAGCAGAAGAAAATGGCCGGCCATCTCGGCGCCGAGCGCGTGACGACGCAGAACCTGCGGGTTGTGCAGACGGACGTTGCTCGCGGCCTCGTGCTGGTTGAAGGCGCCGTCCCGGGCCATGCCGGCGGTTACATCTATCTGCGTGACGCGGTGAAGAAGCCGCTGCCGAAGGATGCGCCGCAGCCAGGCAAGTTCAAGCTGCCGGAAGCAGCCCCCGGCGAAGAAAAGAAGGAGGGCTGAGCCGTGAAAATCGACATTCTGTCCATCGACGGCGCCCAGTCCGGCTCGATCGAGCTCAACGACGAAATTTTCGGTCTTGAGCCGCGTGCTGACCTGATCGCTCGCATGATCCGCTACCAGCTGGCGGCGCGTCGCGCCGGTACGCATGCGGTGAAGAACCGTGCGGACATCAACCGCACGACCAAGAAGATGTACAAGCAGAAGGGCACGGGCGGCGCTCGCCACGGCTCAATGCGCGTGCCGCAGTTCCGCGGTGGTGGTCGCGCCTTCGGCCCGGTCGTTCGCAGCCATGCGCATGATCTGCCCAAGAAGGTCCGTGCCCTGGCCCTGCGTCATGCTCTGTCGCAGAAGATGCGCGACGGCGGCGTGGTGATCTGGCAGTCGGCTGATATCGCTGAAGCGAAGACCAAGGCGCTCGCCGCGTCCTTCGCCAAGGCCGGCCTCAACTCGGCTTTGATCATCGACGGCACCGAGCCGCAGCAGAACTTCTGCCTGGCGGCCCGCAACATCCCGAACATCGACGTGCTGCCCGTGCAGGGCATCAACGTCTACGACATTTTCCGCCGTGAGAAGCTGGTGCTGACCAAGGCGGCGATCGAGGCGCTGGAGGCGCGATTCAAATGAGCCAGGCAGCGCGTTTCGCCGATGCTCGCCACTACGACGTGATCTTGTCGCCGGTTATTACCGAAAAAGCGACGATGGCGTCCGAGCAGAACAAGGTGGTCTTCAAGGTCCGCAAGGAAGCCACGAAGATCGAGATCAAGCTCGCAGTCGAGCGGCTTTTCGACGTCAAGGTCGAAAGCGTGAATACCAATGTCCGCAAGGGCAAGAATCGCGTATTCCGCGGCCGCCGCGGCACGCAGAGCGACGTCAAGCGCGCCGTTGTGACCCTCGCCGAGGGCCACCGGATCGACGTGACGACCGGTCTGTGAGCGGAAAAGGATTGGATCGATGGCACTGAAATCATTCAAGCCCGTCACGCCTAGCCTGCGCCAGCTGGTGATCGTTGACCGCTCTGACCTCTGGAAGGGCAAGCCGGTCAAGACACTGACGGAAGGCAAGTCGCAGAAGGGCGGTCGCAACAACCACGGTCGCATCACGGTGCGGTTCCGCGGCGGTGGCCACAAGCAGACATACCGTCTCGTCGACTTCAAGCGTCGCAAGCTTGACGTCGCGGCGAAAGTCGAGCGGTTGGAATATGATCCCAACCGCACGGCGTTCATCGCGCTGATCAAGTATGCGGACGGCGAGCTGTCTTACATCTTGGCGCCGCAGCGCCTGGCGCCGGGCGATGAAGTCATCTCCGGCAAGCAGGTCGACGTGAAGCCCGGCAATGCGATGCCGCTGTCGAACATCCCGGTGGGCACGATCGTGCACAACATCGAGATGAAGATCGGCAAGGGTGGTGTTCTGGCCCGTTCGGCTGGCACCTACGCGCAGATCGTCGGCCGCGACCAGGGCATGGTGATCATGCGCCTGAACTCGGGCGAGCAGCGTTTGGTTCACGGCCAGTGCTTCGCCACGATCGGCGCGGTGTCGAACCCGGACCACATGAACATCAACCTCGGCAAGGCGGGTCGTAACCGTTGGCTCGGCCAGCGTCCGCATAACCGCGGCGTTGTCATGAACCCGGTCGACCATCCGCACGGCGGTGGTGAAGGCCGTACCTCAGGTGGTCGTCACCCGGTGACCCCGTGGGGCAAGCCCACCAAGGGTAAGAAGACCCGTTCGAATAAGTCGACGGATAAGTTCATCGTGACCTCGCGTCACAAGAGCAAGAAGAAGGGCTAAGCCATGACGCGTTCGATCTGGAAAGGTCCGTTCGTCGACGGCTATCTGCTCAAGAAGGCAGAAACGTCGCGCGCCTCCGGCCGCTCCGAAGTTATCAAGATCTGGAGCCGCCGCTCCACGATCCTGCCGCAGTTCGTCGGTCTGACGTTCGGCGTCCATAACGGCCACAAGCATATCCCCGTGAACATCAACGAGGACATGATCGGTCACAAGTTCGGCGAGTTCTCGCCGACCCGTACTTTCCATGGCCACGCCGCCGATAAGAAGGCGAAGAGAGGCTGATATGTCGAAGCCGAAAATGGAACGTAAGCTCGGCGAGAACGAGGCCAAAGCGGTGGCGCGCATGCTGCGCGTCAGCCCGCAGAAGCTGAACCTCGTTGCCCAGCTCATCCGCGGCAAGAAGGTCGAGACGGCGCTTGCCGATCTTGAGTTTTCGCGTAAGCGGATCTCCGTCGAAGTTCGTAAGGCGCTGCAGAGCGCGATTGCGAACGCCGAAAACAATCATTCGCTCGATGTGGACGATCTGGTCGTCTCAGAGGCGCATGTTGGCAAGGCCATGGTCATGAAGCGCTTTCATGCCCGTGCTCGTGGTCGCGCCGGCAGCATCGAGAAGGCCTTCTCGAACCTGACGATCGTGGTTCGCGAAGTTCCTAGCGAAGCGAAGGCCTGAGGAGAGAACGATGGGTCAGAAAGTCAATCCGGTCGGTCTGCGTCTCGGCATTAACCGCACCTGGGATTCGCGTTGGTTCGCAGGGCGTGGCGAGTACGCCAAGCTGCTGCACGAGGACCTTGCCATCCGCGCGGCGCTGATGAAGGCGCTGAAGCAGGCTGCGGTCTCGAAGATCATCATTGAACGCCCGCATAAGAAGTGTCGCGTGACGATCCACTCCGCCCGTCCGGGCGTGGTGATCGGCAAGAAGGGCGCCGATATCGACAAAATCCGTAAGTTGGTGTCTAAGCTGACCGAATCGGAAGTCGTCATCAACATCGTCGAAGTGCGCAAGCCTGAGATCGATGCAACCTTGGTGGCGGATTCGATCGCTCAGCAGCTCGAGCGCCGTGTTGCCTTCCGCCGCGCCATGAAACGCGCTGTGCAGTCGGCGATGCGTCTGGGCGCCCAGGGCATCCGGATCAATTGCTCGGGCCGTCTTGGCGGTGCTGAAATCGCTCGTCTCGAGTGGTATCGCGAAGGCCGCGTGCCGTTGCATACGCTGCGCGCCGACGTGGATTACGGCGTTGCTACCGCGCATACGGCTTACGGCACGTGCGGTATCAAGGTCTGGATCTTCAAAGGCGAGATCCTCGAGCACGATCCGATGGCGCAGGATAAGCGTCAGAGCGAACTGGATGCCGGTGGTGGTGGCGGTGAACGCCGTCCGCGTCGGGAAGGTCGTGAGGGCCGCGAAGGCCGCAATAACCGCGACGCTGCGTAAGCGCCGGACGGACATCGAGAGCTTTAGTCATGTTGCAACCCAAGCGCACCAAATTTAGAAAGGCCTTCAAAGGCCGCATCCATGGCAATGCCAAGGGTGGCTTCGAACTCAATTTCGGCCAATTTGGCTTGAAAGCTCTTGAGCCGGAGCGTATTACCGCGCGTCAGATCGAGGCGGCCCGCCGCGCGATGACTCGCCACATGCGCCGTGCTGGCCGCGTGTGGATCCGCATTTTCCCGGACGTGCCCGTGTCGAAGAAGCCGACCGAAGTGCGCATGGGTAAAGGCAAGGGCGCGCCGGAATTCTGGGCCGCGCGCGTCGCGCCGGGCCGTATCATGTTCGAGATCGACGGCGTCCCCGCTGATCTCGCCCGTGAGGCGATGACTCTTGCGGCGGCCAAGCTGCCGATCAAGACGCGCTTCGTGCAGCGCATTGCCGAATAAGGGGAACGAGATGAAAACGAATCAACGCGTCTCCGATCTTCGCGCGATGACCGAGGATCAGTTGGTCGACGAAGTGATGAAGCTGAAGAAGGAGCAGTTCAACCTGCGCTTTCAGCGCGCTACCGGGCAGCTCGACAATACGTCGCGCGTCCAGGTCGTTCGCCGTGACATCGCCCGCGCCAAGACTCTAGCGGCGCAAAAGCGCAGCGCCGCAAAGTAAGGACATACGAGATGCCGAAGCGAATTCTCCAAGGCGTCGTCGTGAGCGACAAGCAGGCTAAGACGGTTGTCGTCAAGGTCGAGCGCCGTTTCACGCACCCGCTGCTCAAGAAGACCGTGCGCCGCACTAAGCACTACCATGCGCACGATGAGAATAAGGCTTACAAGGTCGGCGATACCGTCTCCATCGTGGAGTCGAAGCCGATTTCGAAGCTGAAGCGTTGGGCCGTTGTGGAAGCGGCGCCAAAAGCTTAAACGACTGGTCGAGGGAGCTTTGGCTCCCTTCAGGCGTAGTCCGGGGCAGGCAGCTGGTCCGGAAACCGATCTGAGAAGGAAGGCTTGAAGCCATGATTCAGATGCAGACCGCCCTCGATGTGGCGGATAATTCAGGTGCACGACGTGTAATGTGCATCAAGGTGCTCGGCGGTTCAAAACGCCGTTACGCCGGTGTTGGCGACATCATCGTCGTCTCCATCAAGGAAGCCATTCCGCGCGGTCGCGTGAAGAAGGGCGACGTGATGAAGGCGGTTGTCGTTCGTACAGCCAAGGACATCAAGCGCGCCGACGGTTCGGTGATCCGCTTTGATTCCAACGCCGCCGTTCTGATCAACAATCAGAGCGAGCCGGTCGGGACCCGTATCTTCGGGCCGGTTCCGCGCGAGCTTCGCGCCAAGAACCACATGAAGATCATCTCGCTCGCGCCGGAGGTGTTGTAATGGCCGCTAAGATCAAGAAGGGCGACAAGGTCGTTCTGCTCGCCGGTCGCGACAAGGGGCGTTCGGGCGAAGTCGTGCGCGTGATGCCGACCGAAGAGCGCGCCATCGTGCGTGGCGTCAACATGGTTCGTCGTCATCAGCGTCAGACCCAGACCCAGGAAGGCGGCATCATCTCGAAGGAAGCCTCCGTCCATCTGTCCAACCTCGCCGTGGCTGATCCGAAGGACGGCAAGCCGACGCGCGTTGCGTTCAAGATTCTCGACGACGGCCGCAAGGTTCGTGTCGCCAAGCGTTCCGGAGAAACGATCGATGGCTGAAGCTACGACCGAGAAGCCCGCCAAGGGCAAGGCGAAGCGCGGCGAAGCCGCAGCTCCCGCCAACCTGGCGACGGCTGAATCGCTGGCAGTGCCGAAAGGCTATCTGCCGCGCATGCGCAAGCATTACGACGAAGTCGTACGCAAGCAGATGATCGAGGAATTCGGCTATAAGAATCCCCTCGAAGTGCCGACGATCGAGAAGATCGTCATCAACATGGGCGTTGGCGATGCCGTCAACGACACCAAGAAGGTGACGACCGCTGCGGGCGATCTGGCGCTGATTTCCGGTCAGAAGCCGGTGGTGACCAAGGCTCGTAAGGCGATCTCGACCTTTAAGCTGCGCGAGAACATGCCGATCGGCGCCAAGGTGACTTTGCGCAAGACGCGGATGTATGAGTTTCTGGACCGTCTGGTGACGATCGCGCTGCCGCGCATTCGTGACTTTCGCGGCCTGAATCCGAAGTCGTTCGATGGCAATGGCAACTATGCCATGGGCATCAAGGAACACCTGGTGTTCCCGGAGATCGACTACGACAAGATCGACTCGGTTATTGGCATGGACGTGATTGTCTGCACGACGGCCAAGACCGACGACGAGGCGCGCGCCCTGTTGCGCGCATTTAACTTCCCGTTCCGGCAGTGAGGCCTGGGAAATCCCTTTCGGGTCTCAAACGCGGAATCAAGAGGTAGGCTCATGGCAAAGAAGAGCGCAGTACAGAATCAGAAGCGCAAGGAAAGGCTGGTCAAGAAGTTCGCTGGCCGGCGTGCGCGTCTGAAGGAAATCGTGAATGATGAATCCCTCAGCATTGAGGAGCGTTTTGACGCTTCTCTCAAGCTGGCGCAGGTGCCGCGTAATTCGTCGGCAACGCGTTTGCGCAATCGCTGTGAAGTGACGGGCCGTCCGCGTGCTTTCCATCGCAAGATGAAGATGTCGCGTATCGCCGTTCGGGAACTAGGCTCCAAGGGCCTGATCCCCGGACTCGTCAAGTCGAGCTGGTAAGGGAGCGAGATCATGAATGATCCTTTGGGCGATATGCTCACCCGTATCCGTAACGCACAGATGCGTCGCAAGGGCTCGGTCAATACGCCGGGTTCGCGCTTGCGCGCTAACGTGCTGGAAGTCCTCAAGGATGAGGGCTATATCCGCGGTTATTCGTCCACCGATTACGGCAATGGCCGTTCGGAGTTCGAAATCGAACTGAAGTACTACGAAGGCGAGCCTGTGATCCGTCAGATCCAGCGCGTCTCCAAGCCCGGTCGGCGTGTTTACGCCGCCGTTTCGCAGATGCCCCGCGTCGCCAACGGCCTCGGCATCACCATTGTTTCGACTCCGAAGGGCGTCATGGCCGATCATTCTGCTCGCGAGCAGAACGTCGGCGGTGAAGTGCTCTGCCGGGTCTTCTGAGCGAGGACGGATCAACATGTCTCGTGTCGGCAAGAAGCCCGTCACCATCCCGTCCGGCGTCACCGCGAAGGTCGATGGCCAGAACGTCGCCGTCAAAGGCGCCAAGGGCGAACTGAAGTTCGCGGCTCCTCCGGAGATCGCTGTTACCCTCGATGGTAGCGCGATCAAGGTCGATCCGCGTGGCAATTCCAAGCGTGACCGTGCCATGTGGGGCATGTCGCGCGCCATGATCGCCAATCTGGTGACCGGCGTGACCAATGGTTTCGAGAAGAAGCTCGAAATCACCGGCGTCGGTTACAAGGCGGCCGTGGTTGGCAAGACCCTGCAGCTGTCGCTTGGCTACAGCCACGACGTCAACTATCCGATCCCCGCTGGCATCGCGATCGTGACGCCGCGTCCGACCGAAGTGGCGATCTCGGGTATCGATCGTCGTCAGGTTGGCCAGGTTGCCGCTGAAATCCGCTCGCTGCGTGGTCCGGAGCCCTATAAGGGCAAGGGCATCAAATACGCTGGCGAATTCATCTTCCGCAAGGAAGGCAAGAAGAAGTAAGGAGACGCAGCGATGGCGAATACCAATCAGGTCGCCGCCCGCCGCAAGGCGCGCGTCCGCCGCTCGATCCGTGCCCGGGCTTATGGCAAGCCGCGTTTGTCCGTGCATCGCACGTCCAAGCAGATCTATGCGCAGATCATCGACGACGAGAAGGGTGCGACGCTCGTCGCGGCCTCTTCGCTCGAAAAGGATCAGCGTTCGGCTCTCAAGACCGGTGCGAACGTGGATGCCGCTAAGGCGATCGGCAAGTTGATTGCCGAGCGCGCCAGCAAGGCGGGCATCAAGGAAGTCGTGTTCGATCGCGGCTCCTATATGTTTCACGGCCGCGTCAAGGCGCTGGCCGAAGGGGCGCGCGAAGGCGGCCTCGACTTCTAAGTGTTTCCCGCGCCAGGTGGTGCGGGCGATCCCAGCGAGCGGTTCAATGAGAACCGCGCAAGTGACGGAAAGAGAATATGGCAAGAGATTCTGAAGGCGGTGGCCGCCGCGATCGCGATGACCGCGATAGCGAGTTCGTCGACCGTTTGGTGCACATCAACCGCGTCGCCAAAGTGGTGAAGGGCGGCCGTCGTTTCGGCTTCGCCGCGCTGGTTGTTGTCGGCGACCAGAAGGGCCGGGTCGGTTTTGGCCACGGCAAGGCGCGTGAAGTGCCGGAAGCTATCCGCAAGGCGACGGAAGCCGCCAAGCGTGGCCTGATCCGCGTGCCGCTGCGCGAAGGTCGTACTCTGCATCATGACGTGCGTGGCCGCCACGGTGCGGGTCGCGTTGTCGTGCGTGCCGCTCCGGCTGGTACCGGCATCATCGCCGGCGGTCCGATGCGCGCTGTTTTCGAGACGCTCGGTGTGCATGACGTTGTCGCCAAGTCGCAGGGGTCGTCAAACCCCTACAACATGGTGCGCGCCACGTTCGATGCGCTGAAGCATGAAGATTCGCCGCGCACTGTTGCCGCGCGCCGCAATCTGAAGGTTTCGGTTCTGCAGTCGCGTCGCCAAGGCGTCGACGCCGACGCAACTGACGCGTGAGGAGGGCAGTCACATGGCAAACTCTTCCAGCAAGCAAATCACGCTCGAACAGCTTAAGAGCCCGATTGGGCGTCCGCTCGAACAGCGCGCGACTTTGAAGGGCCTCGGCCTGAATAAGATCGGCCGTCGCTCTTCGGTTGAGGACACTCCGGCTGTTCGCGGCATGGTCGCAAAAGTTGCGCACCTCGTGCGCGTCGTCGACGGCAAGTAAGGAGTCCGGGCGATGAAACTCAACGACATTCGGGACAATCCCGGTTCCTCTCAGGAACGCACCCGCGTCGGCCGTGGTATCGGTTCCGGCAAGGGCAAGCAGGCCGGCCGCGGCGGCAAAGGCCAGACCGCACGTTCAGGCGTGCGTATCAAGGGCTTCGAAGGTGGTCAGATGCCGCTGCATCGGCGCCTGCCGAAGCGCGGCTTCACGGCTCCGTTCAGCACTGATTACAACGAGGTCAACGTTGGCCGCGTGCAGCAGGCTATCGAAGCTGGCAAGCTCGATGGCGCCAAGACGGTGACCCTCGAGGCGCTGATCGCGGCGGGCGTTTGCTCGAAGGCGCGTGACGGTGTGAAGCTGCTCGGCAGCGGCGAATTGAAGGCGAAAGTGGCCTTCGAAGTGGCCGCTGCGTCGAAGTCCGCCATTGCGGCCATCGAAAAGGCGGGCGGCAGCGTTAAGCTCTTGAACGAAGCCCCGGCCGAAGGCGCTTGATCCGCAGTTTTGCGGGCTTTTCAATCAAGCTCAGAACCGCCATATGAGTTCGGACGGGGCGTAAGGTTAAGGCCTTTCGCCCCGTTCCCGTGTTCTAGGGTAGATCACGTTTCGATCGAAACGCGATTTGCCGAGAATCTCGAGTTTGACGCGTCTTCATTGCGTTTGGCGATTCCGCCAAACTTTGAAACGCTATAGAGACAAATGCATTTCGACGCCTGTCCTGGCGTCATCGGAGCGAAAATATGGCATCGGCAGCCGAACAGCTCGCAGCCTCCATCAACTTTTCGGCCATCGGCAAGGCCGAGGAACTGAAAAAGCGAATCTGGTTCACCCTCGGCGCGCTGATTATTTATCGGCTCGGCACGTATATCCCGCTACCCGGCATTGATCCGGTCGCTTTCGAACAGAGCTTCACTGGCCGCCAGCAAGGCGTGTTGGAACTGTTCAATATGTTTGCCGGTGGCGCTGTGCAGCGCATGGCTATCTTCGCTCTTAACATCATGCCTTATATTTCGGCATCGATCATTCTGCAGCTTCTGACGTCAGTCGTACCCTCGTTCGAGGCGCTGAAGAAAGAAGGCGAGCAGGGCCGTAAGGTTATCAATC from the Beijerinckia sp. 28-YEA-48 genome contains:
- the rplN gene encoding 50S ribosomal protein L14, encoding MIQMQTALDVADNSGARRVMCIKVLGGSKRRYAGVGDIIVVSIKEAIPRGRVKKGDVMKAVVVRTAKDIKRADGSVIRFDSNAAVLINNQSEPVGTRIFGPVPRELRAKNHMKIISLAPEVL
- a CDS encoding 50S ribosomal protein L23; amino-acid sequence: MSQAARFADARHYDVILSPVITEKATMASEQNKVVFKVRKEATKIEIKLAVERLFDVKVESVNTNVRKGKNRVFRGRRGTQSDVKRAVVTLAEGHRIDVTTGL
- the rplF gene encoding 50S ribosomal protein L6, translating into MSRVGKKPVTIPSGVTAKVDGQNVAVKGAKGELKFAAPPEIAVTLDGSAIKVDPRGNSKRDRAMWGMSRAMIANLVTGVTNGFEKKLEITGVGYKAAVVGKTLQLSLGYSHDVNYPIPAGIAIVTPRPTEVAISGIDRRQVGQVAAEIRSLRGPEPYKGKGIKYAGEFIFRKEGKKK
- the rpsS gene encoding 30S ribosomal protein S19 translates to MTRSIWKGPFVDGYLLKKAETSRASGRSEVIKIWSRRSTILPQFVGLTFGVHNGHKHIPVNINEDMIGHKFGEFSPTRTFHGHAADKKAKRG
- the rplB gene encoding 50S ribosomal protein L2, which produces MALKSFKPVTPSLRQLVIVDRSDLWKGKPVKTLTEGKSQKGGRNNHGRITVRFRGGGHKQTYRLVDFKRRKLDVAAKVERLEYDPNRTAFIALIKYADGELSYILAPQRLAPGDEVISGKQVDVKPGNAMPLSNIPVGTIVHNIEMKIGKGGVLARSAGTYAQIVGRDQGMVIMRLNSGEQRLVHGQCFATIGAVSNPDHMNINLGKAGRNRWLGQRPHNRGVVMNPVDHPHGGGEGRTSGGRHPVTPWGKPTKGKKTRSNKSTDKFIVTSRHKSKKKG
- the rpmD gene encoding 50S ribosomal protein L30, giving the protein MANSSSKQITLEQLKSPIGRPLEQRATLKGLGLNKIGRRSSVEDTPAVRGMVAKVAHLVRVVDGK
- the rpsH gene encoding 30S ribosomal protein S8 translates to MNDPLGDMLTRIRNAQMRRKGSVNTPGSRLRANVLEVLKDEGYIRGYSSTDYGNGRSEFEIELKYYEGEPVIRQIQRVSKPGRRVYAAVSQMPRVANGLGITIVSTPKGVMADHSAREQNVGGEVLCRVF
- the tuf gene encoding elongation factor Tu, which gives rise to MAKEKFERNKPHCNIGTIGHVDHGKTSLTAAITKVLAESGGAKFTAYDQIDKAPEEKARGITISTAHVEYETKNRHYAHVDCPGHADYVKNMITGAAQMDGAILVVSASDGPMPQTREHILLARQVGVPALVVFMNKVDLVDDPELIDLVEMEVRELLSKYDFPGDDIPITKGSAKCALDNTNPEIGHDAVLALMQTVDDYIPQPERPIDQPFLMPVEDVFSISGRGTVVTGRVERGIVKVGEEVEIVGLKDTVKTIVTGVEMFRKLLDSGQAGDNVGCLLRGTKREDVERGQVLCKPGSVKPHTKFKAEAYILTKDEGGRHTPFFTNYRPQFYFRTTDVTGIVTLPEGTEMVMPGDNVTMDVALIVPIAMEEKLRFAIREGGRTVGAGVVASIVE
- the rplV gene encoding 50S ribosomal protein L22; translated protein: MSKPKMERKLGENEAKAVARMLRVSPQKLNLVAQLIRGKKVETALADLEFSRKRISVEVRKALQSAIANAENNHSLDVDDLVVSEAHVGKAMVMKRFHARARGRAGSIEKAFSNLTIVVREVPSEAKA
- the rplP gene encoding 50S ribosomal protein L16; translated protein: MLQPKRTKFRKAFKGRIHGNAKGGFELNFGQFGLKALEPERITARQIEAARRAMTRHMRRAGRVWIRIFPDVPVSKKPTEVRMGKGKGAPEFWAARVAPGRIMFEIDGVPADLAREAMTLAAAKLPIKTRFVQRIAE
- the rplR gene encoding 50S ribosomal protein L18, with amino-acid sequence MANTNQVAARRKARVRRSIRARAYGKPRLSVHRTSKQIYAQIIDDEKGATLVAASSLEKDQRSALKTGANVDAAKAIGKLIAERASKAGIKEVVFDRGSYMFHGRVKALAEGAREGGLDF
- the rpsN gene encoding 30S ribosomal protein S14; this encodes MAKKSAVQNQKRKERLVKKFAGRRARLKEIVNDESLSIEERFDASLKLAQVPRNSSATRLRNRCEVTGRPRAFHRKMKMSRIAVRELGSKGLIPGLVKSSW
- the rpsJ gene encoding 30S ribosomal protein S10, with translation MNGQNIRIRLKAFDHRILDTSTKEIVSTAKRTGAQVRGPIPLPTQIEKFTVNRSPHVDKKSREQFEIRTHKRVLDIVDPTPQTVDALMKLDLAAGVDVEIKL
- the rpmC gene encoding 50S ribosomal protein L29 — protein: MKTNQRVSDLRAMTEDQLVDEVMKLKKEQFNLRFQRATGQLDNTSRVQVVRRDIARAKTLAAQKRSAAK
- the rplC gene encoding 50S ribosomal protein L3 is translated as MRSGVIAQKVGMTRVFTDAGEHVPVTVLKLDGCQVVAHRTKDQNGYTAVQLGFGRAKVKNVPKAERERFARAQVEPKMKLAEFRVPEEQLIPVGAEITADHFVAGQYVDVSGTTIGKGFAGPMKRWNFAGLRATHGVSVSHRSHGSTGQRQDPGKTFKQKKMAGHLGAERVTTQNLRVVQTDVARGLVLVEGAVPGHAGGYIYLRDAVKKPLPKDAPQPGKFKLPEAAPGEEKKEG
- the rpsE gene encoding 30S ribosomal protein S5, which gives rise to MARDSEGGGRRDRDDRDSEFVDRLVHINRVAKVVKGGRRFGFAALVVVGDQKGRVGFGHGKAREVPEAIRKATEAAKRGLIRVPLREGRTLHHDVRGRHGAGRVVVRAAPAGTGIIAGGPMRAVFETLGVHDVVAKSQGSSNPYNMVRATFDALKHEDSPRTVAARRNLKVSVLQSRRQGVDADATDA
- the rplX gene encoding 50S ribosomal protein L24, with the translated sequence MAAKIKKGDKVVLLAGRDKGRSGEVVRVMPTEERAIVRGVNMVRRHQRQTQTQEGGIISKEASVHLSNLAVADPKDGKPTRVAFKILDDGRKVRVAKRSGETIDG
- the rplE gene encoding 50S ribosomal protein L5; this encodes MRKHYDEVVRKQMIEEFGYKNPLEVPTIEKIVINMGVGDAVNDTKKVTTAAGDLALISGQKPVVTKARKAISTFKLRENMPIGAKVTLRKTRMYEFLDRLVTIALPRIRDFRGLNPKSFDGNGNYAMGIKEHLVFPEIDYDKIDSVIGMDVIVCTTAKTDDEARALLRAFNFPFRQ
- the rpsQ gene encoding 30S ribosomal protein S17; translation: MPKRILQGVVVSDKQAKTVVVKVERRFTHPLLKKTVRRTKHYHAHDENKAYKVGDTVSIVESKPISKLKRWAVVEAAPKA
- the rpsC gene encoding 30S ribosomal protein S3; this encodes MGQKVNPVGLRLGINRTWDSRWFAGRGEYAKLLHEDLAIRAALMKALKQAAVSKIIIERPHKKCRVTIHSARPGVVIGKKGADIDKIRKLVSKLTESEVVINIVEVRKPEIDATLVADSIAQQLERRVAFRRAMKRAVQSAMRLGAQGIRINCSGRLGGAEIARLEWYREGRVPLHTLRADVDYGVATAHTAYGTCGIKVWIFKGEILEHDPMAQDKRQSELDAGGGGGERRPRREGREGREGRNNRDAA
- the rplD gene encoding 50S ribosomal protein L4: MKIDILSIDGAQSGSIELNDEIFGLEPRADLIARMIRYQLAARRAGTHAVKNRADINRTTKKMYKQKGTGGARHGSMRVPQFRGGGRAFGPVVRSHAHDLPKKVRALALRHALSQKMRDGGVVIWQSADIAEAKTKALAASFAKAGLNSALIIDGTEPQQNFCLAARNIPNIDVLPVQGINVYDIFRREKLVLTKAAIEALEARFK